The sequence TTAAAAGGAAAACTTAATGCTTTAGGAAACTCTATGTTTGACAAAGTTTGTAGTGAACTGGATGTACCTTTTAAAAGAATAGGTTCTTTAGTTTTAGGATTTGATGATGAAGATATGAAAACCTTAGATAAATTATATAAAAATGGATTGAAGTTAAATATACCAGATTTAAAAATATTAAATGGTGATGAAGCTAGAGCTTTAGAACCAAACATTAGTGAAAATGTTGTTGGAGCTTTACAAGCGCCTACTGCGGGTATAGTTGGACCGTGGGAGCTTGCTGTTGCTTTAGCTGAGAATGCAGTTGAAAATGGTGTTGAAATAAGATTGAACAATGAGGTGAAAAACATCAATAAAACAACTGATGGTTATAAAATCACTACTAATGATGGTGAAATAGATGCAAAATATGTTATAAACTGTGCTGGTGTATATGCGGATAAAATAAATGCTATGGTAGCAGAGCCAGAATTTAAGATTACTCCGAGAAAAGGTCAATATTATTTATTGGATAAGAGTGCAGGAAATCTGTTTAACTCTGTAATATTCCAATGCCCTACTAAATTAGGCAAGGGTGTACTGATAACACCTACTGTTCATGGTAATTTGTTAGTAGGTCCTGATTCACAGGATATTGATGATAAAGAAGATATAAGTACTACATCTGATAGAATGAATCTTGTAAGAGAATATGCTGCTAAATCATGTGATAACATTCCGTTTAATCAAGTAATAACATCTTTTGCAGGGTTAAGAGCTGAACCAACGGGTGGAGATTTCATAATTGCTGAGGCTAAAGATGCAAAAGGATTTATAAATGTTGCAGGAATTAAATCACCTGGATTATCTGCATCTCCTGCTATTGCAGATTATGTTGTAAAATTATTATTTGATATTACTGGTGATATTAAAGAGAATAAAAACTTTAATCCTGTTAGAAGACCAGTGATAAGATTTATGGAGCTTACTGATGAACAAAAGGCTGAGGTAATAAAGAAGGATTCAAGATATGGAAGAATAATATGCAGATGTGAAAATATCACAGAAGGAGAAATAGTAGATATAATCCAAAGAAAAGTTGGAGCTAGAACTGTTGATGGAGTTAAGAGAAGAGCAAGACCAGGTATGGGAAGATGTCAAGGCGGATTCTGTGGTCCTAGAGTTATGGAGATATTAGCTCGTGAGTTAGATGTTGATATTTCAACTATTGTTAAATCTGAAAAGAATTCTTATATTATCACAAATGAAACAAAGACAAATTAGATTATAGGTAGATGCAAAATGCATATTAAATAAAATGAATAACTTTTAATGTTTAGCTCATAATTTTTTGGCGAGGGGAACCATCTTATAATCTTTGACGGCTGGGCAAGAGCTCGTTTTGAGTAGAGAACCAAAATCTATGATTTTGAGTGAATCACTTACTCCTAGGAATGCAGTGAGTAGAGAGCAACATATTTATTAAAGTGAGAGCGATGAAGAAACGAACTCTTGAAGTCACGCTTTCAAAGAAACATTAGATGTTTCCCTAGTGACTATATTGTTAGTTTTTGCAACAAATTTAAAAGTAGTATTATTGAGGAGTGTAGCATTTCGTAATTAACTAAATTGTGGCAGGAGGTATATCAATGTTGAATTATGATATTGTTGTAGTTGGCGGAGGACCCGCAGGTCTGGCAGCAGCTATCGAAGCAAGAGAGAACGGTGTAAAAAGTATATTAGTTATAGAAAGAGACAGAGAACTTGGAGGTATATTACAGCAGTGTATTCATAATGGTTTTGGACTTCACGTATTTAAAGAAGAATTAACAGGACCGGAGTATGCTCAGAGGTTTATTGAAAAGCTTAAAGAAATGAATATAGAGTACAAATTAGATACTATGGTTTTAGATATTTCTGATGATAAAGTAGTAAGTGCTATCAATTCAGTTGACGGCTTTGTAAAGATTAATGCAAAGGCTGTTATTTTAGCAATGGGTTGTAGAGAAAGAACTAGAGGTGCTATCAATATTCCTGGATATAGACCAGCTGGAGTTTATACAGCAGGTATGGCTCAAAGATTTATTAACATGGAAGGGTACATGGTAGGAAAAAAAGTAGTTATTTTAGGTTCAGGAGATATTGGGTTGATTATGGCTAGAAGACTTACTCTAGAGGGAGCAGAAGTTTTAGCTGTAGCTGAATTAATGCCATTTTCAGGAGGGCTTACTAGAAATATAGTTCAATGTTTAGAAGATTATAACATTCCTTTGATGTTAAGTCACACAGTTGTTGAAGTCAAGGGAAAAGATAGAGTTGAAGGTGTAGTTATTGCACAGGTTGATGAAAACAGAAAACTTATTAAAGGAACTGAAAAAGAATTTGTTTGCGATACTTTATTGCTATCTGTTGGACTTATACCTGAGAATGAAATATCTAAAAATGCAGGTATAAAGCTTGATAGAGTTACGTCAGGACCTGTAGTTAATGAAAGTATGGAAACTTCTATAGAAGGTGTTTTTGCAAGTGGGAATGTAGTTCATGTTCATGACTTGGTTGATTTCGTTACTGCTGAAAGTAAAAGAGCAGGTAAAAATGCAGCTAAATATGTTAAAGGTGAGCTTAAAGCTTGTGATAAATATATAACTTCAAGTGCGGGAAATGGTATCGGGTATATAGTACCTCAAATAATCAGAGAAGAAAATTTAGAAGATAATCTAGAGTTGTTTATGAGAGTTAGAAATGTATATAAAAATGTAAAAATGGAAGTCAAAGCTGATGGCAAAGTGATAAAGGAAATCAAGAAAAAACATTTAGCTCCGGGTGAAATGGAGATTGTTAAAATAGATTCTAATTTAATAAAAGGTAAGGATATAGAACAAATAACTGTATCTATAAAGGAGGCATAGTAAA is a genomic window of Abyssisolibacter fermentans containing:
- a CDS encoding NAD(P)/FAD-dependent oxidoreductase, which encodes MYDVAVIGAGVIGTFIARELSRYDLKIVIVEKDNDVANGTTKANSAIVHAGYDADYDSLKGKLNALGNSMFDKVCSELDVPFKRIGSLVLGFDDEDMKTLDKLYKNGLKLNIPDLKILNGDEARALEPNISENVVGALQAPTAGIVGPWELAVALAENAVENGVEIRLNNEVKNINKTTDGYKITTNDGEIDAKYVINCAGVYADKINAMVAEPEFKITPRKGQYYLLDKSAGNLFNSVIFQCPTKLGKGVLITPTVHGNLLVGPDSQDIDDKEDISTTSDRMNLVREYAAKSCDNIPFNQVITSFAGLRAEPTGGDFIIAEAKDAKGFINVAGIKSPGLSASPAIADYVVKLLFDITGDIKENKNFNPVRRPVIRFMELTDEQKAEVIKKDSRYGRIICRCENITEGEIVDIIQRKVGARTVDGVKRRARPGMGRCQGGFCGPRVMEILARELDVDISTIVKSEKNSYIITNETKTN
- a CDS encoding FAD-dependent oxidoreductase; this translates as MNYDIVVVGGGPAGLAAAIEARENGVKSILVIERDRELGGILQQCIHNGFGLHVFKEELTGPEYAQRFIEKLKEMNIEYKLDTMVLDISDDKVVSAINSVDGFVKINAKAVILAMGCRERTRGAINIPGYRPAGVYTAGMAQRFINMEGYMVGKKVVILGSGDIGLIMARRLTLEGAEVLAVAELMPFSGGLTRNIVQCLEDYNIPLMLSHTVVEVKGKDRVEGVVIAQVDENRKLIKGTEKEFVCDTLLLSVGLIPENEISKNAGIKLDRVTSGPVVNESMETSIEGVFASGNVVHVHDLVDFVTAESKRAGKNAAKYVKGELKACDKYITSSAGNGIGYIVPQIIREENLEDNLELFMRVRNVYKNVKMEVKADGKVIKEIKKKHLAPGEMEIVKIDSNLIKGKDIEQITVSIKEA